Within Fibrobacter sp. UWT2, the genomic segment CAGGTCAAGGTCTGCGGTCCACAGGGAGTCCCCGATGATTTCGTCGAATTTGACGGTGCTTTTTTCGGTGATTAGAGGGGCTTCTGGGGAGAATTGTTCACGCATCCAGGTGACGTACTGGTAACGCCCGTTTAGGCTCGCCCTGCCCACGGGAGTGAGCTCTGTGCCTGTTTTGGGGTTGTTGACCATGAGCGAAATCTGGTCGCCGCGCTTGCTTTCGTCTATTCGCGTGCAAAGGTAAAAGTAGTGGTGGCTGTTGTTCACGTAAAATGGAGGCTCTACATCGTTTTTGGCGAGTTCAATGGTGTAGGGACCGTCATCGTTGAACGTGTACTTGATGTAGCCGCCGCCTTTGACTTCCCAACTGCTGTTGATGTCGCCGCAGGCTCCAAGTATTAGAGCGACTGCGCCCAGGGCGATTTTTTTGTAGAAAGTCAAATTCATACCCCTAAACTAGAAATTATCTTTGTGCTAGGCAGACTATGAACGAAAATAAAATCCATAGGCTCGATGTGGAAACTCCTTTGGGAGTGGTTCACTTGGCGGGCTTTGACCAAAAGCCGGATCACCGCTCGGTCATTTTCGGGATTTTGTCGGAGTTCTTTGGCGAATCTGTAACTGCGGCGGACTTGGTTGAATCCAAGGAAAATACCCGCCCCGAATTTCCGAAGCTAGACTTTGACGTGAACTGGACCCATTCCTGCGGTTATTGCGTGTGCGCCTTTGGTGAACGCGGTACGCGGGGGAGACTGCGTATCGGGGTAGATTTGGAACGGTATTCGCCGAAGCGCTTGCACCTTGCAGAAAGGTTCTTTAGCAAAGAGGAGTCGGCGCAGCTGGCAACACTCGATGTCAATCAGGCTCAAAAAGAATTCTTTAAGCTGTGGTGCCGCAAGGAAGCCTTTTACAAGTGCGTGGGCGGTGAATTCTTCGAAGGAACGCTCCGCCGCGATATGCAAAAAAATCCGGTGCTTGTAGATGCACCGGATTTAGTTGAACCTGTTGCGGTTCATTTTGTGGATTTGGATGCTGCGGTTGTCGGGATGCCGACTTCTGCAGCCTTATGCGTTGCAGTCTCTCGTCTGTAGCCGCATAGCGGCGTCCTCTCGTCTAGTTAGGCAAATCCTGTTCGCCCTGGGCAATCGGAGCGTCCGGAGCCTGGCCACCCTGCTGCGGGGCTTCGAGGGCGTACAGCGGCAGACTCACGAGTTCTTCGTTGTCGACGAGCAGGCGAATCATGTACTTGTCGGGGCGCTTGATCTGGAAACGCTGCAGGTTAAGGACCATGTTCACTGCCGCAGTGTCAAAGCCCTGTGCCACCGGTTCCAGCGGAATCTTGGACTGCATGGGCGGCACAATGGGCTTGCCGCACACATCTTCGAACACGAGCGTCAAGTCGTGCAGCCCGGCTTCGCTGCGGGCGTAGCGAATGCGGAACGCCGTAGAACACTGCGGAATCACCAGCGGAAATTTTGCAAATATGCGGTCAAATGCTCCAAGAATATTCAAGCGTCCGCCGGCTCCGTTTGCGGTGGCGGCATCACAGATAGAAGCAATTTCAATATTCATTATTTAATCTCCCAGTTGTCGGCCACATACTTCATAACGAGCGGACCGTTGTTGTTATTTGCGCCGCCCGCGTTTTCGTGGGCAAGCATCGATAGGTAAAGTTTTCCGTTCTTGTCGAAGGCGAGTTCTGGAGTCAGACCGCGCAGGTAGTATCCGTTGTCTTCGTAGAAGACGGTGTTGAAGTAAGGCAGCTGGTTTTCACCGTGCAGATGCCACTTGTTGTTTTCGTAGCGGTAAACGTTGACCTGCGAAATGATGGCGCGGTCGTCGAGCGCTGCGTAAAGGACTCCGTTATTGATCGCGAGGTTGATGTTGTTGGCGAAAATACCTTCCACAATGGGGTAGCTTGTGAGCTTGTCACCGGTCTTGGGCCAGTTGATACGGCTTGTTTCAAGGGTGCCAGTCGTAATACGCGGACCGTAATTGTTCACATCGCGGCTGTTGAACACCATGTGAATCTTGTTTCCGCTAGTAACGATTTTTGCAAGTCCGACATCGGTGGCGCGGAAACCGTCGCGGGCAATGGGCTTGTAGTCGCTTGCGGCATAGTATCCGTAGTACACGACATAACCTGTGGTTACGCCAATGATGATCAACTTTCCGTCATCACTGTAGGTGGCGTCTAGGCTATTGTATTTGTAGTCGCCGTCAATCGTTTTGAAGTTGCCGTTCTTTGCCCAGGCAGTGCCGTTGTAGTCGTACATGGAAATTTTTTGGTCTTTACTGATAAGCACGGCGTGGGGGGCTGTCTCGGATGCCTTGCTCACGAGTTTGACGTCTAGCACGTTGGCGATAGCGGAACCCACTTTGGCCGGGGCGGAGGTACCGCTGGCAGACTTGTAAACGGTCAAGGGACCGCTGGTTTCGAGGACGCAGACGTAGAAGTCGTTACCGTGGGCGACGGTTCCAATTTTCTTGATTTTACTGTCCACATTAATCGTACCGACGCTTGTCCAGGTGTTGTTGCTGAGTTTAGCGATAGTCACCTTGGTGTCGTTGTTAGCGTAGGCAATCATGGGAACATCGTTTACGACTGTAAGCGACGGTGCCACGGTAGAAGAAGTTTTCTCGATAACGGTGTCTTTACCTTGGTTCCTCCAGGCCTTGCTGAAGTAGACCTTGCGGCTGACTTCCGGAGCGCGGTGACGGTTGTAGAATCCGGTAGAAGGCGTCGTCGTAGAACTGTCGCGGTAATCAAGGTAAATTGTCATGGAGCCTTCGTGCGTGCTGCGGAGGAAGGCTGCGTTGAATTCGGCGATACTTGTGTCAAGAGAACCGTCCTTGTTGCCTTGATAGAAGTTGCCGTCAACGTTGCTGAATCGCCACCAGAAGTCTTGAGCGTCTTTCTTGCCCAGTTCACCGAGTACGGAATTGAATCCGCCCCATTCTTCGGTGTAGAAGTACAGGGCTTCGTCGTCGACCGATTCGTCGCCGCTCCATAGGTAAACGGTGTCAGCGGCTGTGATGACTCCCTTCGGATGTTGCTGGAGAATCTTTACTTTGGTGGTGTCTTTCAGAATGTCCTTGCCGCTTGTTTCGCGGGCAGAAATAATGCAGTACATATCCTTGCCCTTTTCGGAATAGCTGGAGTCTTTTCCGATGGCGAAGGATTTGCCGTTAGCTTCGTAGTCGTATGTGGGTACGCTCTTTTCCATGGTCTTTCCGGTGGCGGCTTCGACGCATTCCCAAGAGAACCAGTCAATGCCTTGCCAGGCGGAGTTGACCGTGGCGTCCAAAGTGAATTCGTCGCCCGGATTCACGTAGATGGAATCGGCCTTGACCCAGAGCATGGGAATTTCGGTGGT encodes:
- a CDS encoding 4'-phosphopantetheinyl transferase superfamily protein, translated to MNENKIHRLDVETPLGVVHLAGFDQKPDHRSVIFGILSEFFGESVTAADLVESKENTRPEFPKLDFDVNWTHSCGYCVCAFGERGTRGRLRIGVDLERYSPKRLHLAERFFSKEESAQLATLDVNQAQKEFFKLWCRKEAFYKCVGGEFFEGTLRRDMQKNPVLVDAPDLVEPVAVHFVDLDAAVVGMPTSAALCVAVSRL